Proteins co-encoded in one Sphingopyxis sp. BE259 genomic window:
- a CDS encoding DUF1636 domain-containing protein: protein MLTRVDPGPAVVVCNSCRHSAAAPVDAGGVRGGARLVEALQGAKAADPRYAGIAVQQMPCLFACQEFCAVHLRAPDKISYVLGRFNADADAARAILDYAVHYAASDDGRVAYALWPEGVKGHFITRSPPAGHIAE, encoded by the coding sequence ATGCTGACCCGCGTCGATCCGGGACCGGCGGTGGTGGTCTGCAACAGCTGCCGCCACAGCGCCGCGGCGCCGGTCGATGCCGGCGGCGTGCGCGGCGGCGCGCGGCTGGTCGAGGCGTTGCAGGGCGCGAAGGCGGCCGACCCGCGCTACGCCGGGATCGCGGTGCAGCAGATGCCCTGTCTGTTCGCGTGTCAGGAGTTTTGCGCCGTCCATCTGCGCGCGCCCGACAAGATCAGCTATGTGCTGGGCCGGTTCAATGCCGACGCCGACGCGGCGCGCGCCATCCTCGACTATGCGGTGCATTATGCCGCGAGCGACGATGGCCGCGTCGCCTATGCGCTGTGGCCCGAGGGCGTCAAAGGCCATTTCATCACCCGCTCGCCGCCAGCAGGACATATCGCCGAATGA
- a CDS encoding histidine phosphatase family protein, translated as MSGFALHLLRHGAPETPGLLMGRTDGIPTPAGIAACEAQAAGLGIERIVASDLRRSRAAGEAIGAALGLPLVIDRRWRELDFGDWDGLASSDVDPGALGRFWDDPEAHPPPGGERWSALVARVAAAIADLPPVPTLVVTHGGTMRAALHRLCGFEQRQLWAFDLPYAARLSLTIWPGEPISAQIVGLTA; from the coding sequence GTGAGCGGCTTTGCGCTCCACCTGCTGCGCCACGGCGCACCCGAAACGCCGGGGCTGCTGATGGGCCGCACCGATGGCATCCCGACGCCGGCGGGGATCGCCGCGTGTGAGGCGCAGGCGGCGGGGCTGGGCATCGAACGGATTGTCGCGTCCGATTTGCGCCGCAGCCGCGCAGCGGGAGAGGCGATTGGCGCAGCGCTGGGCCTGCCGCTCGTCATCGACCGGCGCTGGCGCGAGCTGGATTTCGGCGATTGGGACGGGTTGGCGAGCAGCGATGTCGATCCGGGTGCGCTGGGGCGGTTCTGGGACGACCCCGAGGCCCATCCCCCGCCGGGCGGCGAGCGTTGGTCGGCGCTGGTCGCACGGGTAGCAGCGGCGATCGCGGACCTGCCGCCCGTACCGACGCTGGTGGTGACCCATGGCGGCACGATGCGCGCCGCGCTGCACAGGCTATGCGGGTTCGAGCAACGCCAACTGTGGGCGTTCGACCTGCCCTATGCGGCGCGGCTGTCACTGACCATCTGGCCGGGCGAACCGATCAGCGCCCAAATCGTC
- the cobT gene encoding nicotinate-nucleotide--dimethylbenzimidazole phosphoribosyltransferase: MTAFVSVEAFAAALADLGNPDPHAAADARVRQGELTKPAGSLGRLEELAVFMAGWQRRARPRIDRARAAIFAGNHGVTVHGVSAFPASVTEQMVANFASGGAAINALAAAAGLELTVIALDLDRPTADFTVAAAMSEAECLDALNRGAAVIDADLDLIVLGEMGIGNSTAAAALCARSFSGDAAAWVGPGTGIDGHGIARKADVVARAITFHADAPMSAFETLRRVGGREIAAIAGTVLRARQIGVPVLLDGFICTSALAPLAADNPAIADHCIAGHCSAEPGHRHLLDLLGLDPLLSLGMRLGEGSGAAVATNIIRSALAAHDQMATFAEAQVSASL; the protein is encoded by the coding sequence ATGACCGCTTTTGTTTCCGTCGAGGCGTTCGCCGCGGCGCTCGCCGACCTTGGCAATCCCGACCCGCATGCCGCCGCCGACGCGCGCGTGCGGCAAGGCGAGCTAACCAAGCCCGCCGGATCGCTGGGGCGACTGGAGGAACTGGCAGTGTTTATGGCAGGGTGGCAGCGCCGCGCCCGGCCGCGGATCGATCGCGCCCGCGCCGCAATCTTTGCGGGCAATCACGGCGTCACCGTGCATGGCGTCAGCGCCTTTCCGGCGAGCGTGACCGAGCAGATGGTCGCCAATTTCGCCAGTGGCGGCGCCGCGATCAATGCACTTGCCGCTGCGGCGGGGCTCGAACTGACGGTCATCGCGCTCGATCTCGACCGGCCGACCGCCGATTTCACCGTGGCGGCGGCTATGAGCGAAGCCGAATGCCTCGATGCGCTGAACCGCGGCGCGGCGGTCATCGACGCCGATCTCGACCTGATCGTGCTCGGCGAGATGGGGATCGGCAATTCGACCGCGGCGGCGGCGCTGTGCGCGCGCAGTTTCAGCGGCGACGCGGCGGCGTGGGTCGGTCCCGGCACCGGGATCGACGGCCATGGCATCGCGCGCAAGGCCGATGTGGTCGCGCGCGCCATCACCTTTCACGCCGATGCGCCGATGTCGGCGTTCGAAACGCTGCGCCGCGTTGGCGGACGCGAAATTGCGGCGATTGCGGGGACGGTCTTGCGCGCGCGCCAAATCGGCGTGCCGGTGCTGCTCGACGGCTTTATCTGCACATCGGCGCTCGCCCCGCTCGCCGCGGACAACCCCGCGATCGCCGACCATTGCATTGCGGGTCATTGTTCGGCCGAGCCGGGCCACCGGCATCTGCTCGATCTGCTCGGGCTCGACCCGCTGCTGTCGCTGGGCATGCGGCTGGGTGAGGGCAGCGGTGCCGCCGTGGCGACCAACATCATCCGCAGCGCGCTCGCCGCGCACGACCAGATGGCGACCTTTGCCGAGGCGCAGGTGTCGGCGTCGCTGTGA